Genomic DNA from Williamwhitmania sp.:
TCATCCGAAAGTTCATGGTGATTAACGCTTTGTCGAACTCCGTGTTATTCATCACAACCTCTTCGATGTAATCCTGAACCCATTTCACAACAGGTTTGTAATAACCAATTACGTTCTCAGGTCTGGAGAACCCAGCAATATTGAGTACATTTTGTACTGGGTCAAAGTGCAAATCTGGTGTAAATTCAGTTGGTTCTAATATTAGTGTTTTCATTATAGTCACTAGGTTTATTGATTACTGGTGACAAATTGTGATATGGATTGAAAACAAAAAGTATTGTTTGTCAATCGGATCAAAGGTATAACCAATTTTATTCTCAGACACCTTGGCGATGTTAATAATGCCTAAACCTGCTCCTCCTCTATTATTCACCGCATTGTGGAGGATCGTGTTCTTGTACAACTCCTTAAGGCCAATACGATCGAGTGTATTAACAAGGTCGAGGCGCTGCTTGAGGTTGGCAATTTTCTCAATACGCAAGCTGTTGGTTGCAGAAATGGTGAAGTTTTGAGGATCGATATTAAGCGTAAACAAGGGTGTATGAATAATTTGGTCGCCATTTTTTACGATATCCTGATGACGGTAAATGTTTTCAAGACTTTCAACGATTGCGGCATATACCTTTTTTTTAATGGTAATATTCATGCCAAAATCATCTAAGATGGAGGTCATCTTATTGAGCAGGATACCGATTGCTTCGTAGCTTAGCGATCCGTTATGTGTAAGAAGAGATGTTTCCTTGATCACGTGCTGGTCCTCGATGTTTAAAAATGCTTGTGAAAGGTAGCAATTATTTTCAAAAGTGATAAAAAAAATGTAAGATGCTGCAATGTTTTGAGCATTTGTTTGAGTTCAACAATTATTTGTAAAAAGGAGGAGGGAAATCACCCCTCCTCCTTAGGCAATATACTCTTTCTTAATCGTTACTTCACGATGGTCATTTCATCAATTAACCGTTTTGCACCGGCAAATTTATCAATAATGAACAGGGTATAACGGACGTCGAGGCAAATGGTACGCTGGAGCTCTGGCTCAAAAGCGATGTCGCCGCTCATGGCCTCCCAGTTTCCATCGAATGCAGTTCCAATCAGCTGACCCTTACCATTGATTACAGGACTACCAGAATTTCCTCCTGTAATGTCGTTGTTGGTGATGAAGTTAACTGGCATAACACCCTTATCGCCATAAGGTCCGTAATCCTTAGCATTATAAAGTTCTTTCAACTTTGCAGGAACAACAAACTCCGGGTTCTCAGGATCTTCCTTTTCCATTACGCCCTTAAGAGTAGTTTTGTAATCGTAGTGAACAGCATCCATTGGGTAGTAATCGAGCACCTGGCC
This window encodes:
- a CDS encoding SiaB family protein kinase, with translation MIKETSLLTHNGSLSYEAIGILLNKMTSILDDFGMNITIKKKVYAAIVESLENIYRHQDIVKNGDQIIHTPLFTLNIDPQNFTISATNSLRIEKIANLKQRLDLVNTLDRIGLKELYKNTILHNAVNNRGGAGLGIINIAKVSENKIGYTFDPIDKQYFLFSIHITICHQ
- a CDS encoding DUF1987 domain-containing protein; the encoded protein is MKTLILEPTEFTPDLHFDPVQNVLNIAGFSRPENVIGYYKPVVKWVQDYIEEVVMNNTEFDKALITMNFRMTYFNSSSAKFLLDILFELRKIHEKGNRVVINWYYESDDDEIKESGEELSDLVCLPFNYYDY
- a CDS encoding S46 family peptidase, which encodes GQVLDYYPMDAVHYDYKTTLKGVMEKEDPENPEFVVPAKLKELYNAKDYGPYGDKGVMPVNFITNNDITGGNSGSPVINGKGQLIGTAFDGNWEAMSGDIAFEPELQRTICLDVRYTLFIIDKFAGAKRLIDEMTIVK